One stretch of Caldalkalibacillus thermarum DNA includes these proteins:
- the veg gene encoding biofilm formation stimulator Veg, with protein sequence MAKNALIDIKRNLDQYIGRRITLKANGGRRKTIERSGVLEETYPSVFIVKLDEKQHAFKRVSYSYADILTETVELIVCGDNDKEIKITYNKQ encoded by the coding sequence GTGGCGAAAAATGCGTTAATCGACATTAAGCGCAATCTTGACCAATACATTGGTCGACGCATTACCCTGAAGGCGAATGGCGGACGGCGAAAGACCATTGAGCGTTCAGGTGTACTTGAAGAAACCTATCCATCCGTCTTCATCGTCAAACTGGACGAAAAGCAACATGCCTTTAAACGTGTTTCTTATAGCTACGCTGACATTTTAACAGAAACTGTGGAGCTTATAGTCTGTGGAGACAACGACAAAGAGATCAAGATTACCTATAACAAGCAGTAG